From Arachis stenosperma cultivar V10309 chromosome 2, arast.V10309.gnm1.PFL2, whole genome shotgun sequence, one genomic window encodes:
- the LOC130961476 gene encoding uncharacterized protein LOC130961476 isoform X2 yields MPEKSRKVPFTEQDSAKLLERYDATTVLTLLQELAHYPHAKIDWNELVKKHQLAFPPPEIIRWCGATWPTVMPLLKILKMVLNLWSGKSEVRDGCICLLMN; encoded by the exons ATGCCGGAGAAGTCCAGGAAGGTACCTTTCACGGAACAAGACTCAGCAAAGCTCCTAGAAAg GTATGATGCAACGACGGTGTTAACTTTGCTTCAGGAACTTGCGCACTATCCTCATGCGAAGATCGATTGGAATGAGTTGGTGAAGAAACATCAACTGGCATTTCCACCGCCAGAGATTATCAGATGGTGTGGCGCCACTTGGCCTACCGTCATGCCCTTGCTGAAAATCTTGAAGATGGTGCTCAACCTCTG GTCTGGGAAAAGTGAGGTTCGGGATGGTTGCATATGTTTGCTGATGAATTGA
- the LOC130961476 gene encoding uncharacterized protein LOC130961476 isoform X3, whose translation MPEKSRKVPFTEQDSAKLLESRYDATTVLTLLQELAHYPHAKIDWNELVKKHQLAFPPPEIIRWCGATWPTVMPLLKILKMVLNLW comes from the exons ATGCCGGAGAAGTCCAGGAAGGTACCTTTCACGGAACAAGACTCAGCAAAGCTCCTAGAAAg CAGGTATGATGCAACGACGGTGTTAACTTTGCTTCAGGAACTTGCGCACTATCCTCATGCGAAGATCGATTGGAATGAGTTGGTGAAGAAACATCAACTGGCATTTCCACCGCCAGAGATTATCAGATGGTGTGGCGCCACTTGGCCTACCGTCATGCCCTTGCTGAAAATCTTGAAGATGGTGCTCAACCTCTG GTGA
- the LOC130961476 gene encoding uncharacterized protein LOC130961476 isoform X4, with amino-acid sequence MPEKSRKVPFTEQDSAKLLERYDATTVLTLLQELAHYPHAKIDWNELVKKHQLAFPPPEIIRWCGATWPTVMPLLKILKMVLNLW; translated from the exons ATGCCGGAGAAGTCCAGGAAGGTACCTTTCACGGAACAAGACTCAGCAAAGCTCCTAGAAAg GTATGATGCAACGACGGTGTTAACTTTGCTTCAGGAACTTGCGCACTATCCTCATGCGAAGATCGATTGGAATGAGTTGGTGAAGAAACATCAACTGGCATTTCCACCGCCAGAGATTATCAGATGGTGTGGCGCCACTTGGCCTACCGTCATGCCCTTGCTGAAAATCTTGAAGATGGTGCTCAACCTCTG GTGA
- the LOC130961476 gene encoding uncharacterized protein LOC130961476 isoform X1 — protein sequence MPEKSRKVPFTEQDSAKLLESRYDATTVLTLLQELAHYPHAKIDWNELVKKHQLAFPPPEIIRWCGATWPTVMPLLKILKMVLNLWSGKSEVRDGCICLLMN from the exons ATGCCGGAGAAGTCCAGGAAGGTACCTTTCACGGAACAAGACTCAGCAAAGCTCCTAGAAAg CAGGTATGATGCAACGACGGTGTTAACTTTGCTTCAGGAACTTGCGCACTATCCTCATGCGAAGATCGATTGGAATGAGTTGGTGAAGAAACATCAACTGGCATTTCCACCGCCAGAGATTATCAGATGGTGTGGCGCCACTTGGCCTACCGTCATGCCCTTGCTGAAAATCTTGAAGATGGTGCTCAACCTCTG GTCTGGGAAAAGTGAGGTTCGGGATGGTTGCATATGTTTGCTGATGAATTGA
- the LOC130962201 gene encoding uncharacterized protein LOC130962201: MMNSDESHPRYEENHHYDDYGFYLQEDFSQFLEEARQYGKEAKLKSCSSSLVHPEESRGKFKENKKNKKGKKSWKNSLVSWLKSENKNKSTKSNAYYSSEKHHGHVSGPITQNKNIDERKQWSSTSYYSGPLTSFFKGTKRKESDIPYMSLHQGNHANSHNYGPLYLVT; this comes from the exons ATGATGAACTCTGATGAATCACATCCAAGATATGAAGAAAATCATCACTATGATGACTATGGATTTTATCTACAAGAAGATTTTTCTCAG TTCTTAGAGGAAGCAAGACAATATGGGAAGGAAGCAAAACTGAAGAGTTGTTCATCATCATTAGTGCACCCTGAAGAATCAAGAGGAAAATTCAAAGAGAATAAGAAGaacaagaagggaaagaaatcATGGAAGAATTCATTGGTTTCATGGTTGAAATCtgagaataaaaataaaagtactaaGTCAAATGCTTATTATAGTAGTGAAAAGCATCATGGGCATGTTTCTGGTCCAAtaacacaaaacaaaaacatTGATGAAAGGAAGCAATGGAGTTCAACATCTTATTATTCTGGCCCATTAACAAGTTTCTTTAAAGGCACAAAGAGAAAGGAGAGTGATATACCTTATATGTCACTTCACCAAggaaaccatgctaattcacaTAACTATGGTCCCCTTTATTTGGTTACTTGA
- the LOC130962467 gene encoding uncharacterized protein LOC130962467 — protein sequence MTRGYLLEDSEEENIDRSSIPITRRWINKDREAGHDRLYQDYFADEPRVDATGRRGLSPLQKCTTAIRMLAFGVAADAVDDYVRIGESTTIECLEKFVEGVIFMFQDEYLRKPNPNDVQCLLQIAEGRGFPGMLGSIDCMHWQWKNCPKAWKDRSPVFDDILNDRPPEVNYTINGNNYTMRYYLADGIYPEWATFVKSISKPQGEKRKLFAQYQEGQRKDVERAFGVLQARFAIIRGPARFWKKKKLANIMRACIILHNMIVEDERDTYAGNFTQSLEYDDVENGLSQPQLGEEDFAPYHQFLQRNAQLRNRQHHRQLKEDLIEHIYGNFTMLVVNYRV from the exons ATGACAAGGGGGTATTTACTCGAAGattcagaagaagaaaatatcGATAGAAGCTCTATCCCAATTACTCGtagatggatcaacaaagatcGAGAAGCAGGACATGATCGCCTTTACCAAGATTACTTTGCAGATGAACCG AGGGTTGAtgcaactggaagaagaggctTGTCGCCACTCCAGAAATGTACCACTGCAATACGGATGTTAGCATTTGGCGTAGCAGCTGATGCTGTTGATGATTATGTGCGCATAGGCGAGAGCACTACAATTGAATGCTTGGAAAAATTTGTTGAAGGTGTCATTTTCATGTTCCAGGATGAATACTTGCGAAAACCCAATCCAAATGACGTACAATGCCTGCTACAAATAGCGGAGGGTCGTGGCTTCCCTGGCATGTTGGGTAGCATTGACTGCATGCATTGGCAATGGAAAAATTGTCCAAAGGCGTGGAAAG ATCGTTCTCCAGTGTTTGATGATATTCTAAATGACCGTCCTCCGGAGGTAAATTATACTATTAATGGTAATAATTATACAATGAGATACTATTTAGCAGATGGTATTTATCCTGAATGGGCCACATTTGTCAAATCAATCTCAAAGCCACAAGGGGAGAAACGCAAGTTATTTGCACAATATCAAGAAGGGCAAAGAAAAGATGTGGAACGAGCATTCGGAGTGTTGCAAGCACGCTTTGCAATTATACGTGGTCCAGCTCGTTtttggaaaaagaagaagctcgCCAACATAATGAGAGCTTGTATTATATTGCATAATATGATTGTTGAGGATGAAAGAGACACTTATGCAGGAAATTTTACTCAAAGCTTAGAGTATGATGATGTTGAAAATGGCTTATCACAACCTCAGTTGGGAGAAGAAGATTTTGCACCATACCATCAATTTCTCCAAAGAAATGCCCAACTTCGAAATAGGCAGCATCATAGACAATTGAAAGAGGATTTGATTGAACACATATATGGCAATTTCACAATGCTTGTCGTCAACTATAgagtttaa